The sequence GCCAAGACCCTTTTGGACATAAGGTATGGCATGCTTAGGAACATAAATACGCCTCCCAGGTTTGGAAACTTTTACCATCTCTTTTATAACGCTGTTTTGTTTTCTTGGATCTAGGTACTTGAGATGTATCCGTAAAGTATATTGGGTGCCCTTAGAGTTATCTTGCAACCTTTCCCAATCCCTTATGTAGCCCTCCTTTTTTAAAACTTCAAGCAGTGCCTCTTTTAACTTGGAGGAGGGTACATCCACAT is a genomic window of Hydrogenobacter hydrogenophilus containing:
- the rpsH gene encoding 30S ribosomal protein S8, giving the protein MDPIADMFSAIKNAISRRRDYVDVPSSKLKEALLEVLKKEGYIRDWERLQDNSKGTQYTLRIHLKYLDPRKQNSVIKEMVKVSKPGRRIYVPKHAIPYVQKGLGIAILSTDAGVLTDHEARKLGKGGEVIAYVW